A stretch of the Bradyrhizobium sp. CCBAU 53351 genome encodes the following:
- the recA gene encoding recombinase RecA, with the protein MSATALRIVEGSSMDKSKALAAALSQIERQFGKGSVMKLGKNDRSMDIEAVSSGSLGLDIALGIGGLPKGRIVEIYGPESSGKTTLALHTVAEAQKKGGICAFIDAEHALDPVYARKLGVNIDELLISQPDTGEQALEICDTLVRSGAVDVLVIDSVAALVPKAELEGEMGDALPGLQARLMSQALRKLTASINKSNTMVIFINQIRMKIGVMYGSPETTTGGNALKFYASVRLDIRRIGAIKERDEVVGNTTRVKVVKNKLAPPFKQVEFDIMYGEGVSKMGEILDLGVKAGIVEKSGAWFSYDSQRLGQGRENSKAFLKANPDITAKIETAIRQNSGLIAEQILAGTPERDADGEEPTDE; encoded by the coding sequence ATGTCCGCAACTGCCCTGCGTATCGTCGAAGGATCCTCCATGGACAAGAGTAAAGCTCTGGCCGCCGCGCTCTCTCAGATCGAGCGCCAGTTCGGTAAGGGCTCGGTGATGAAGCTGGGCAAGAACGATCGCTCCATGGACATCGAGGCGGTGTCTTCGGGGTCGCTCGGGCTGGACATCGCGCTGGGCATTGGCGGCCTGCCCAAGGGCCGCATCGTCGAGATCTACGGGCCGGAATCCTCAGGTAAAACCACCTTGGCGCTGCATACGGTGGCGGAAGCGCAGAAGAAGGGCGGCATCTGCGCCTTCATCGACGCCGAGCACGCGCTCGATCCGGTCTATGCCCGCAAGCTTGGCGTCAACATCGACGAGCTCTTGATCTCGCAGCCGGACACCGGCGAGCAGGCGCTGGAAATCTGCGACACGCTGGTGCGCTCCGGCGCGGTCGACGTGCTGGTGATCGATTCGGTCGCGGCGCTGGTGCCGAAGGCCGAGCTCGAGGGCGAGATGGGCGATGCGCTGCCGGGTCTGCAGGCGCGGCTGATGAGCCAGGCGCTGCGCAAGCTGACGGCCTCGATCAACAAGTCCAACACCATGGTGATCTTCATCAACCAGATCCGCATGAAGATCGGTGTGATGTACGGCTCGCCCGAAACCACCACCGGCGGCAATGCCCTGAAATTCTACGCCTCCGTCCGCCTCGACATTCGCCGCATCGGTGCGATCAAGGAGCGCGACGAGGTGGTCGGCAACACCACGCGCGTCAAAGTGGTCAAGAACAAGCTGGCACCGCCGTTCAAGCAGGTCGAGTTCGACATCATGTACGGCGAGGGCGTGTCCAAGATGGGCGAGATCCTCGATCTCGGCGTCAAGGCCGGCATCGTCGAAAAGTCCGGCGCCTGGTTCTCCTATGACAGCCAGCGCCTCGGCCAAGGCCGCGAGAATTCGAAAGCGTTCTTGAAGGCCAACCCCGACATCACCGCCAAGATCGAGACCGCGATCCGCCAGAACTCCGGCCTGATCGCCGAGCAGATCCTGGCCGGCACGCCCGAGCGCGATGCCGACGGCGAGGAGCCGACGGACGAGTAG
- a CDS encoding DUF2798 domain-containing protein, whose product MLGIPRRYSHFVFGIIQSGLTSLIAAWVASFPAGDGMIFFEHWMVSWLIAWATMVPIVLLAAPAIRAFSLRLTREERESAAGRQA is encoded by the coding sequence ATGCTCGGCATTCCCCGGCGGTACAGTCATTTCGTCTTTGGAATCATCCAGTCCGGATTGACCTCGCTGATTGCAGCGTGGGTCGCCAGCTTTCCTGCCGGCGATGGCATGATCTTCTTTGAACATTGGATGGTGTCGTGGCTCATCGCCTGGGCCACCATGGTGCCGATCGTGCTGTTGGCTGCGCCCGCGATCCGCGCCTTCTCGCTGCGCCTGACGCGAGAGGAACGTGAGTCGGCGGCCGGCCGTCAGGCATGA
- a CDS encoding PaaI family thioesterase — MQRQPDAEFGLPDARRILGEVFAPWVQDLNLAIERLEHAQPADVPDWQPGALLRMPFSERLCRNGGVVCGQALMALADTAMVIANLAANRGYRPMTTVDQTTHFMRAVSSSDVLADARVVRLGRTMSFGRVTLLSATDNKPVAMVSSAFAMLPG; from the coding sequence ATGCAAAGGCAGCCAGACGCCGAATTCGGCCTCCCCGACGCCAGACGCATCCTCGGCGAGGTTTTCGCGCCCTGGGTCCAGGATCTCAACCTCGCGATCGAGCGCCTCGAGCACGCGCAGCCGGCGGATGTCCCGGACTGGCAACCGGGCGCGCTCCTGCGCATGCCGTTTTCGGAACGGTTGTGCCGGAACGGCGGCGTGGTCTGCGGCCAGGCCCTGATGGCGCTCGCCGACACCGCAATGGTGATCGCGAACCTCGCGGCCAATCGCGGCTACCGCCCCATGACCACGGTCGACCAGACCACGCATTTCATGCGCGCGGTGTCCTCCTCGGACGTGCTGGCGGACGCACGCGTGGTGCGGCTCGGGCGCACCATGAGCTTTGGCCGCGTCACGCTGCTCTCGGCGACCGACAACAAGCCGGTCGCGATGGTGTCCAGCGCCTTCGCGATGTTGCCGGGCTGA